A genomic region of Mus musculus strain C57BL/6J chromosome 7, GRCm38.p6 C57BL/6J contains the following coding sequences:
- the Vmn1r112 gene encoding vomeronasal 1 receptor 112: MSAHGKSVKTTEEVALQILLLCQFGVGTVANVFLFVHNFSPVLTGSKQRPRQVILSHMAVANALTLFLTIFPNNMMAFAPKTPPTELKCKLEFFSHMVARSTNLCSTCVLSVHQFVTLVPVNRGKGKLILRASVPNFANYSCYSCWFFSVLSNIHIPIKVTGPQIIDNNTYDKSNLFCSTSGFIVGIVFLQISHDATFMSIMVWTSVSMVLLLLTPNQDARGQAETRATHTILMLVVTFVSFYLLNCICIIFHAFSIHSRLFIRLVSEVLAAVFPSICPLLLIFRDPNDPCSVLFKC; this comes from the coding sequence ATGTCTGCTCATGGTAAATCcgtgaaaaccactgaggaagtggctcttcagatcctcttgctttgccagtttggggttgggaccgtggccaatgtctttctatttgtccataatttctctccagtcttgactggttctaaacagaggcccagacaggtgattttaagccacatggctgtggccaatgccttgactctattcctcactatatttccaaacaacatgatggcttttgctcccaaaactcctccaactgaactcaaatgtaaattagaattcttcagtcacatggtggcaagaagcacaaatttgtgttccacctgtgtcctgagtgtccatcagtttgtcactcttGTTCCTGTTAATAGAGGTAAAGGTAAACTTATACTCAGAGCAAGTGTCCCAAATTTTGCGAATTATTCTTGCtacagttgttggtttttcagtgtcttaagtaacatcCACATTCCAATTAAGGTCACTGGTCCACAGATAATAGACAATAACACTTACGATAAAAGCAACttgttctgttccacttctggattcattGTAGGCATTGTCTTCTTGCAGATTTCCcatgatgccacattcatgagcatcatggtctggaccagtgtctccatggtacttctcctcctcactcccaatcaggatgccagaggccaagctgagaccagagcaacccatactatcctgatgctggtggtcacatttgttagcttttatcttctaaattgtatttgtatcatctttcatGCCTTTTCTATACATTCTCGTCTCTTCATAAGACTTGTCAGTGAGGTTCTGGCTGCAGTCTTCCCCAGTATCTGCCccttactgttgatcttcagagatcctaatgatccttgttctgtgctcttcAAATGTTGA